The Candidatus Methylomirabilota bacterium genome has a window encoding:
- a CDS encoding heme-binding protein, with the protein MIELTLEMAERAVRAAQAKAQALGTPMTVTVVDEAGRLVLSARGDGTGFFTPETSRAKAVAAAAFRRPTAEMAAQGAKGWGFWQAMPVIVQGQLLPTLGGAPIARNGRVIGGIGCGGGTGEQDQECAEAGARVLSA; encoded by the coding sequence ATGATCGAGCTGACGCTGGAGATGGCAGAGCGAGCGGTTCGGGCGGCTCAGGCCAAGGCCCAGGCCCTGGGCACGCCGATGACGGTCACCGTCGTCGACGAGGCCGGACGTCTCGTTCTGAGCGCGCGCGGCGATGGCACCGGGTTCTTCACACCGGAGACGTCGCGGGCGAAAGCCGTGGCGGCGGCGGCCTTTCGGCGCCCGACCGCCGAGATGGCTGCGCAGGGGGCCAAGGGCTGGGGTTTCTGGCAGGCCATGCCCGTCATCGTGCAGGGGCAGCTTTTGCCCACGCTCGGGGGAGCGCCGATCGCGAGGAACGGGCGGGTGATCGGTGGCATCGGCTGCGGCGGCGGTACCGGCGAGCAGGATCAGGAGTGCGCGGAGGCCGGCGCCCGGGTGCTCAGCGCCTGA
- the mtnP gene encoding S-methyl-5'-thioadenosine phosphorylase has product MTRPLVGVIGGSGLYELPGLEAVRWRRLRTPFGDPSDEYCCGRLDDHPVAFLARHGRGHRLIPTELNFRANIWGLKALGVEWVISVSAVGSMREGIEPLDLVIPDQFFDATRRRVSSFFGDGIVAHVGMAEPVCPDLATVLEKAARQAGATVHRGGTYICIEGPQFSTRAESRIYRAWGVDVIGMTNMPEAKLAREAELCYATLALATDYDVWHDTHEAVTVEAVVQNLLKNVATAKDVLRRAIPMVTAPRTCPCPSLLRDAIITNPKAVPPAARRRVALLIDKYVAPVAGPRRRRGPRRRDG; this is encoded by the coding sequence ATGACCCGGCCGCTCGTCGGCGTCATCGGCGGCAGCGGCCTCTACGAGCTTCCCGGCCTGGAGGCGGTGCGCTGGCGCCGGCTGCGCACACCCTTCGGCGATCCCTCCGACGAGTACTGTTGCGGGCGCCTCGACGATCATCCCGTCGCATTCCTGGCCCGCCACGGACGGGGTCACCGGCTCATTCCCACCGAGCTGAACTTCCGCGCCAACATCTGGGGGCTCAAGGCCCTGGGCGTCGAGTGGGTGATCTCCGTGTCGGCCGTGGGCAGCATGCGGGAGGGCATCGAGCCCCTCGACCTGGTGATTCCCGATCAGTTCTTCGACGCCACCCGGCGCCGGGTGTCGTCGTTCTTCGGGGATGGCATCGTGGCCCACGTCGGCATGGCCGAACCCGTCTGCCCCGACCTGGCCACGGTTCTGGAGAAGGCCGCGCGGCAGGCCGGCGCCACCGTCCACCGGGGCGGCACCTACATCTGCATCGAGGGGCCCCAGTTCTCGACACGAGCGGAGTCCCGAATCTACCGGGCGTGGGGCGTGGACGTGATCGGCATGACGAACATGCCCGAGGCGAAGCTGGCCCGGGAGGCCGAGCTCTGCTACGCGACGCTGGCCCTGGCCACCGATTACGATGTCTGGCACGACACCCACGAGGCGGTGACGGTGGAGGCCGTGGTTCAGAACCTCCTGAAGAACGTCGCCACGGCCAAGGACGTCCTGCGCCGCGCGATCCCCATGGTGACGGCGCCGCGCACCTGTCCCTGTCCGAGCCTGCTCCGCGACGCCATCATCACCAACCCGAAGGCGGTTCCGCCGGCGGCCCGGCGCCGTGTCGCCCTGCTCATCGACAAGTACGTCGCGCCCGTCGCCGGGCCGAGACGGCGGCGGGGACCGAGGCGTCGTGATGGGTGA
- the mtaB gene encoding tRNA (N(6)-L-threonylcarbamoyladenosine(37)-C(2))-methylthiotransferase MtaB, with protein sequence MTAPTVSFATLGCRLNQVDSQEIQAALEARGFRTVAAHEPADVVVINTCTVTARAELSDRQAIRRAVRRGPGTRVVVTGCWAQVDPDAIARIGGVDLVVGNADKLRLPALVERLLADDAPERRPWRHVSDVGGQRGLAPAPLAPGNRSRAFVKIQEGCQHRCAFCIVPRARGPSRSREPHVVIDQIRQLVEAGHAEVVLTGVDMGHYGADLTPTTTLAALLRAIVGIPGLRRVRLSSLLPAYFTPELVEVVTGSDRVTPHLHIPLQSGSDSVLRAMRRPYTVAMYRRLVESLAVAIPGLGLGSDLIAGFPGETEDDFARTMRLVSDLPFTYLHVFPYSDRRGTEAASLQGHLASGVVAGRSAELRQLGAAKSLAFRRSLVGRRREVVVLERRERSRGALVGLTGNYVEVIFDGPDAVTRRLVEIEVTAAAGERTFGTLGAVPAFV encoded by the coding sequence GTGACGGCGCCCACGGTGTCGTTCGCCACCCTCGGCTGTCGGCTCAACCAGGTGGACAGCCAGGAGATCCAGGCCGCGCTGGAGGCGCGAGGGTTCCGGACGGTCGCGGCCCACGAGCCGGCCGACGTCGTCGTCATCAACACCTGCACCGTCACCGCCAGGGCCGAGCTCTCGGATCGGCAGGCCATCCGCCGGGCAGTGCGCCGGGGGCCGGGCACGCGGGTCGTCGTCACGGGTTGCTGGGCCCAGGTCGATCCCGACGCCATAGCCCGGATCGGCGGCGTCGACCTGGTCGTCGGCAACGCCGACAAGCTCCGCTTGCCAGCACTCGTGGAGCGCCTGCTGGCCGACGACGCACCGGAGCGCCGGCCCTGGCGGCACGTCTCGGACGTCGGCGGGCAGCGCGGGCTGGCGCCGGCGCCACTGGCCCCGGGCAACCGCTCTCGCGCCTTCGTGAAGATCCAGGAGGGCTGCCAGCACCGCTGCGCGTTCTGCATCGTGCCGCGGGCGCGGGGCCCCAGTCGCAGCCGCGAGCCGCACGTCGTGATCGATCAGATCCGGCAGCTCGTCGAGGCGGGCCATGCCGAGGTGGTGCTGACCGGTGTCGACATGGGCCACTACGGCGCCGACCTGACTCCGACGACGACCCTGGCAGCCCTGCTTCGGGCCATCGTGGGTATTCCCGGGCTGCGCCGGGTGAGGCTGAGCTCGCTGTTGCCCGCCTACTTCACGCCCGAGCTGGTCGAGGTCGTTACCGGCTCGGACCGCGTGACTCCGCACCTGCACATCCCGCTGCAGAGCGGCAGTGACTCCGTGCTCCGCGCCATGCGACGGCCCTACACGGTCGCGATGTATCGGCGGCTGGTCGAGTCGCTGGCCGTCGCCATCCCCGGCCTGGGGCTCGGCAGCGATCTCATCGCCGGGTTCCCCGGCGAAACCGAGGACGACTTCGCCCGGACGATGCGCCTCGTGTCCGATTTACCCTTCACGTATCTGCACGTGTTCCCGTATTCCGACCGCCGGGGCACGGAGGCCGCCAGTCTGCAGGGCCACCTGGCGTCCGGGGTCGTTGCCGGCCGCAGCGCGGAGCTGCGGCAACTGGGCGCGGCCAAGAGCCTGGCCTTCCGTCGGAGCCTGGTGGGCAGGCGGCGGGAGGTGGTCGTGCTCGAGAGGCGCGAGCGGAGCCGGGGCGCGCTGGTGGGGCTCACCGGCAACTACGTCGAGGTGATCTTCGACGGGCCGGATGCCGTGACCCGCCGGCTCGTGGAGATCGAGGTCACCGCCGCCGCCGGGGAGCGGACGTTCGGGACGCTCGGCGCGGTCCCGGCATTCGTATGA
- the thrC gene encoding threonine synthase, whose protein sequence is MQKLKGLRCRECGRGYASAPLHVCEFCFGPLEVDYRYEALKGVVTRDSIAAGPPSMWRYRDLLPIEGPEAVGHHVGFTPLVRARNLADELGCREIWVKNDSVCHPTWSFKDRVVAVAVTKAAEFGFDTVACASTGNLANSVAAHAAEARLKSYIFIPADLEQGKILATLVYQPTLVAVEGTYDEVNRLCSEIADKYRWAFVNVNFRPYYSEGSKSFGFEILEQLGWRAPEHIVVPCAGGSLITKIAKAIKELKTLGLVDGPVHTRMHAAQAAGCGPIVTMIKNDTDVLKPVRPNTIAKSLAIGNPADGFYAYRTVKDSGGYGEHVSDEEIVEGMLLLARTEGIFTETAGGVTVAATRKLIETGVIRPDQSIVVCITGNGLKTPDPLYDRLQTDVKIRPTLSAFDRALAELKSSDT, encoded by the coding sequence ATGCAGAAGTTGAAAGGTCTGCGCTGCCGCGAGTGCGGACGCGGCTATGCCTCGGCACCGCTTCACGTCTGCGAGTTCTGCTTCGGTCCTCTCGAGGTCGACTACCGCTACGAGGCGCTCAAAGGCGTCGTCACCCGCGATTCCATCGCCGCCGGTCCGCCCAGCATGTGGCGGTACCGCGATCTGCTCCCGATCGAGGGGCCGGAAGCGGTCGGTCACCACGTCGGATTCACGCCGCTGGTCCGTGCCCGCAACCTGGCCGATGAGCTGGGCTGTCGAGAGATCTGGGTGAAGAACGACTCGGTCTGTCACCCCACCTGGTCCTTCAAGGACCGTGTGGTGGCGGTCGCCGTCACCAAGGCCGCCGAGTTCGGCTTCGACACCGTGGCCTGCGCCTCCACGGGGAACCTGGCCAACTCGGTGGCCGCCCACGCCGCCGAGGCGCGGCTCAAGTCCTACATCTTCATCCCCGCCGATCTCGAGCAGGGCAAGATCCTGGCCACGCTGGTCTACCAGCCCACGCTGGTCGCCGTGGAGGGGACCTACGACGAGGTGAACCGGCTCTGCTCGGAGATCGCCGACAAGTACCGGTGGGCCTTCGTCAACGTGAACTTCCGCCCATACTACTCGGAGGGCTCGAAGTCGTTCGGGTTCGAGATCCTCGAGCAGCTGGGCTGGCGCGCGCCCGAGCACATCGTGGTGCCCTGCGCCGGCGGCTCGTTGATCACGAAGATCGCCAAGGCCATCAAGGAGCTGAAGACGCTGGGCCTCGTGGACGGCCCGGTGCACACCCGGATGCACGCGGCCCAGGCGGCGGGCTGCGGTCCTATCGTCACCATGATCAAGAACGACACGGACGTGCTCAAGCCGGTACGTCCCAATACGATCGCCAAGTCGCTGGCCATCGGCAACCCGGCGGACGGGTTCTACGCGTATCGGACGGTGAAGGACTCCGGTGGCTACGGCGAGCATGTCAGCGACGAGGAGATCGTCGAAGGTATGCTGTTGCTGGCCCGGACGGAGGGCATCTTCACCGAGACGGCCGGTGGCGTCACGGTAGCCGCCACCCGCAAGCTGATCGAGACGGGCGTGATCCGCCCCGACCAGTCGATCGTGGTGTGCATCACCGGCAATGGCCTCAAGACGCCGGATCCGCTCTACGATCGCCTGCAGACCGACGTGAAGATCCGGCCGACGCTCTCGGCGTTCGACCGGGCGTTGGCCGAGCTCAAGTCCTCGGACACCTAG
- a CDS encoding DUF4147 domain-containing protein, with amino-acid sequence MTGRRAAGAIWEAGLAAGAVEPLIGRALQRQGSRLSLADRSWNLDAVDRVIVLGAGKAGAAMARGVEAVLGDRIAEGFVVVKDGYTSATHRVQLVEAGHPVPDARGQAAAARLLALADSAEGTDLVVLVVSGGASALTPAPPPGVSLAEKQMVTRLLLASGATINELNAVRKHLSSFKGGQLARAAQPAFVLALILSDVINDPLDVIASGPTAPDPTTFADALDVLARRGVLAEAPRSVRSRLEAGRRGEVEETPKPGDPLFERVCNRIVGNNAIVVEAAAARARALGYQPHVLTRELQGEARDVAADLVGRARRLPPASCLIAGGETTVTVRGRGRGGRCQEFALAAALSVRPEDDLVVLAAGTDGTDGPTDAAGAVIDPGTVLRGRDAGLDAARALDDNDSYTYLRATGDLVMTGPTNTNLLDLYLVLHASCLSDRRIAPSG; translated from the coding sequence GTGACCGGCCGCCGGGCGGCCGGCGCCATCTGGGAGGCCGGCCTGGCCGCCGGTGCCGTCGAGCCGTTGATCGGTCGCGCGCTGCAGCGACAGGGCTCGCGACTGAGCCTGGCAGATCGCTCGTGGAATCTCGACGCGGTCGATCGGGTGATCGTCCTCGGCGCTGGCAAGGCGGGGGCGGCCATGGCTCGCGGCGTCGAAGCCGTTCTGGGCGATCGGATCGCCGAGGGCTTCGTCGTGGTCAAGGACGGCTACACCTCGGCCACCCACCGCGTCCAGCTGGTCGAGGCGGGCCATCCCGTCCCCGACGCGCGAGGTCAGGCCGCGGCGGCGCGGCTGCTGGCTCTTGCCGACAGTGCGGAAGGGACGGATCTCGTCGTCTTAGTCGTGTCGGGCGGGGCCTCCGCTCTGACGCCGGCCCCGCCGCCGGGTGTCAGCCTGGCGGAAAAACAGATGGTAACCAGGCTGCTGCTGGCATCGGGTGCCACGATCAACGAGTTGAACGCGGTCCGCAAGCACCTGTCGTCGTTCAAAGGAGGGCAGCTGGCTCGGGCCGCGCAGCCGGCCTTTGTGCTGGCCTTGATCCTGTCCGACGTCATCAACGACCCGCTCGACGTGATCGCCTCGGGGCCGACAGCGCCCGATCCCACCACGTTCGCGGACGCGCTCGACGTGCTGGCCAGACGCGGGGTGCTGGCCGAGGCGCCGCGCTCGGTGCGGTCGCGCCTGGAGGCCGGACGGCGTGGCGAGGTCGAGGAGACCCCCAAGCCCGGGGATCCCCTCTTCGAGCGAGTCTGCAATCGGATCGTCGGCAACAACGCGATCGTCGTGGAGGCCGCCGCTGCCCGGGCGCGCGCCCTCGGCTACCAGCCGCACGTGCTGACCCGCGAGCTACAGGGCGAGGCGCGGGACGTCGCGGCCGATCTCGTGGGGCGGGCCCGCCGCCTCCCCCCGGCAAGCTGCCTGATCGCGGGTGGAGAGACGACGGTGACCGTACGCGGGCGCGGGCGCGGAGGCCGGTGCCAGGAGTTCGCCCTGGCCGCGGCGCTGAGCGTGCGCCCGGAAGACGACCTGGTCGTGCTGGCGGCCGGCACCGATGGCACCGACGGCCCCACCGACGCCGCGGGCGCCGTGATCGACCCTGGCACCGTGCTGCGCGGCCGCGACGCCGGCCTCGACGCTGCGCGCGCCCTCGACGACAACGACTCGTACACCTACCTTCGCGCCACCGGCGACCTGGTGATGACCGGGCCGACCAACACCAACCTGCTCGACCTGTATCTTGTCCTCCACGCCTCGTGCCTATCCGATAGGCGAATCGCTCCAAGTGGCTGA
- a CDS encoding SDR family NAD(P)-dependent oxidoreductase, with product MILKDKVAVVTGAGRGIGREIALHLARLGAQVVVNDYGGSETGQGDSGSPADEVVGAIKAAGGRAAASYDSVATMAGGQRIVQTAIDAFGHVDIVVNNAGILRDRMVFNMSEEEWDAVIDTHLKGTFAVTRAAAPFMRERRSGRFINMTSTSGLVGNVGQANYAAAKMGIVGLTKVVALDMARYNVTANCISPFAWTRMIGTIPTETEAQRARVEKIKKLSPAHIAPVVAFLASDHAKDVTGQVLGVRGKEIMLFGPMRPVMRIHHAEGWTVERLAEMFSGTLQHHLAPLDTSAQYFNYDPLV from the coding sequence ATGATCCTCAAGGACAAGGTGGCGGTGGTGACGGGAGCCGGCCGCGGCATCGGGCGAGAGATCGCCTTGCACCTGGCCCGGCTGGGCGCCCAGGTGGTGGTCAACGACTACGGCGGATCGGAAACGGGCCAGGGGGACTCGGGAAGCCCGGCTGACGAGGTAGTGGGCGCCATCAAGGCCGCCGGGGGACGGGCCGCCGCGAGCTACGACTCCGTGGCCACCATGGCCGGCGGCCAACGCATCGTCCAGACCGCCATCGACGCCTTCGGGCACGTCGACATCGTGGTCAACAACGCCGGTATCCTCCGCGATCGCATGGTCTTCAACATGAGCGAGGAGGAGTGGGACGCCGTCATCGACACGCACCTCAAGGGCACGTTCGCCGTGACCCGGGCGGCGGCGCCGTTCATGCGCGAGCGGCGGTCGGGCCGCTTCATCAACATGACCTCCACGTCGGGACTGGTGGGCAACGTCGGGCAGGCCAACTACGCCGCCGCCAAGATGGGGATCGTGGGCCTCACCAAGGTCGTGGCGCTCGACATGGCCCGTTACAACGTCACCGCCAACTGCATCTCGCCCTTCGCCTGGACGCGCATGATCGGAACGATCCCCACCGAGACGGAGGCGCAGCGCGCCCGCGTGGAGAAGATCAAGAAGCTCTCGCCGGCGCACATCGCGCCGGTCGTCGCCTTCCTGGCCTCCGACCACGCCAAGGACGTCACCGGCCAGGTGCTGGGAGTGCGTGGCAAGGAGATCATGCTGTTCGGCCCCATGCGCCCGGTGATGCGCATCCACCACGCCGAAGGCTGGACGGTGGAGCGCCTGGCCGAGATGTTTTCCGGCACCCTCCAGCACCACCTGGCGCCTCTGGACACGTCCGCGCAGTACTTCAACTACGACCCGCTTGTCTAG
- a CDS encoding alkaline phosphatase D family protein — protein sequence MAVGDVTSSTAVLWARGVADGGVTAAYGPAGVGPASTVELDVRRAGDWTAKTRLSGLRPATRYRYRVRAGAAEVGGEFVTAPPDDSPIPVRFVWSGDLGGGGVCRPREGSHPIFDAMARRRPDFFLFVGDTIYADHLCRGPAVARGANFRATTLAGFRAKHRYYRGDPGMVRLLRRTSVSAIWDDHEVRNDFDHSDPLMPAGRQAFLDYWPILPPAGEPTRLHRALRWGGLLEVFVLDTRQYRSANREPDGPGKTMLGDAQRRWLIDQVSASSAVWKVVVSSVSLSVPTGRTHRDSWSNASVRGVPEADSTGFAVERDAIIHTFRQRGVRNLVVLTADLHHAEVIRHRPAPEFRFHEFIAGPLAASQGRPRPLDAALNPHSLFGRGRVNNFGEIAIEPGVLTVRIVDETGRELFTHRIHAD from the coding sequence GTGGCAGTCGGTGACGTGACCTCGTCGACGGCGGTGCTGTGGGCGCGCGGCGTGGCCGACGGTGGGGTCACCGCCGCGTACGGCCCCGCGGGCGTGGGACCGGCGAGCACCGTCGAGCTCGACGTGAGGCGGGCCGGGGACTGGACGGCGAAGACGCGCCTGTCGGGCCTGCGTCCGGCCACGCGCTACCGCTATCGTGTCCGCGCCGGTGCCGCCGAGGTCGGCGGCGAGTTCGTCACGGCGCCGCCGGACGATTCGCCCATACCGGTCCGGTTCGTGTGGAGCGGCGATCTCGGTGGCGGTGGGGTCTGTCGGCCGCGCGAAGGCAGCCACCCGATCTTCGACGCCATGGCGAGGCGCCGCCCGGACTTCTTCCTGTTCGTGGGGGATACGATCTACGCGGACCATCTGTGCCGGGGGCCGGCCGTCGCGCGGGGCGCCAACTTCCGGGCGACGACGCTGGCCGGGTTTCGGGCCAAGCACCGCTATTACCGGGGTGATCCCGGCATGGTCAGATTGTTGAGGCGAACCTCGGTATCGGCCATCTGGGACGACCACGAGGTGCGTAATGACTTCGATCACAGCGACCCGCTCATGCCGGCGGGGCGCCAGGCCTTCCTGGACTACTGGCCGATCCTGCCGCCTGCCGGCGAGCCCACGCGGCTTCATCGCGCGCTGCGGTGGGGTGGGCTACTGGAAGTGTTCGTCCTCGACACTCGCCAGTACCGCAGCGCCAACCGTGAGCCGGACGGTCCGGGCAAGACCATGCTGGGTGACGCCCAGCGGCGGTGGCTCATCGACCAGGTGAGCGCCTCGTCGGCTGTCTGGAAGGTCGTCGTCAGCAGCGTGTCGCTGTCGGTGCCGACCGGCCGCACCCACCGCGACTCCTGGTCCAACGCCAGCGTGCGGGGCGTTCCCGAAGCCGATTCGACCGGGTTCGCCGTGGAGCGCGACGCCATCATACACACCTTCCGCCAGCGCGGTGTGCGCAACCTGGTTGTCCTCACCGCCGACCTTCACCACGCCGAGGTCATCAGGCACCGCCCGGCGCCGGAGTTCAGGTTCCACGAGTTCATCGCCGGGCCACTGGCCGCCTCGCAGGGACGCCCACGGCCGCTGGATGCCGCGCTGAATCCGCACTCGTTGTTCGGCCGGGGCCGCGTCAACAACTTCGGGGAGATCGCCATCGAGCCGGGCGTCCTCACCGTTCGAATCGTCGATGAGACCGGCCGAGAGCTGTTCACACACAGGATCCACGCGGATTGA
- the rlmN gene encoding 23S rRNA (adenine(2503)-C(2))-methyltransferase RlmN → MSRTNLIGMSPFELEDLAVELGASRYRGRQVATWLYRKGVTDLAAMTDLSQDFRARLAERAAIALPEVDRVTFSQDGSRKLVFRLADDRRVTAVVMPDDDRITLCLSTQVGCGYGCAFCLTGTMGFERNLSASEIVGQLLAANGQLEAGQRVSHLVFMGMGEPLANVPDLVKAIRIMTDAKLGLGYSPRRITVSTVGLVPGMDRLGRENLKVNLAVSLHSARDEVRSRLMPINRAWNVAALMDAVRRYPLAPRQRVFFEYVLLDGVNDAPEDAHALARLLRGVRGKVNLIPFNDWDGSSFRRPPLARILAFQSTLLEAGITTTVRWSKGEDVGAACGQLCEPVPA, encoded by the coding sequence ATGTCGCGCACGAACCTGATCGGCATGAGCCCGTTCGAGCTGGAGGATCTGGCTGTCGAGCTGGGCGCCTCCCGGTACCGTGGTCGCCAGGTGGCGACCTGGCTCTACCGGAAAGGCGTCACCGACCTGGCCGCCATGACGGATCTGTCCCAGGACTTCCGCGCCCGTCTCGCCGAGCGCGCGGCGATTGCGCTGCCCGAAGTCGATCGCGTCACCTTCTCCCAGGACGGCAGCCGTAAGCTCGTGTTCCGGCTGGCCGATGACCGACGGGTTACCGCCGTCGTCATGCCGGACGACGACCGCATCACCCTGTGCCTGTCGACGCAGGTCGGCTGCGGCTATGGCTGCGCGTTCTGTCTCACCGGGACCATGGGGTTCGAGCGGAACTTGAGCGCGTCGGAGATCGTCGGGCAGCTGCTCGCCGCCAATGGCCAATTGGAGGCCGGGCAACGGGTGAGCCACCTGGTGTTCATGGGCATGGGCGAGCCGCTGGCCAATGTGCCGGACCTGGTGAAAGCGATCCGCATCATGACGGACGCCAAACTGGGGCTCGGCTATTCGCCCCGTCGCATCACCGTGTCCACGGTGGGTCTGGTCCCAGGCATGGACCGGCTCGGTCGCGAGAACCTCAAGGTAAACCTCGCTGTCTCGCTCCACTCCGCGCGCGACGAGGTGCGCTCCCGGCTCATGCCGATCAACCGGGCGTGGAACGTGGCGGCTTTGATGGACGCCGTCCGCCGCTATCCGCTGGCGCCGCGCCAGCGCGTGTTCTTCGAATACGTCCTGCTGGACGGCGTGAACGACGCTCCCGAGGACGCGCACGCCCTGGCTCGCCTGCTCCGCGGCGTCCGCGGCAAGGTGAACCTGATTCCGTTCAACGATTGGGACGGCAGCAGCTTTCGCCGTCCCCCGCTGGCGCGGATTCTCGCGTTTCAATCGACGCTGCTGGAGGCCGGCATCACCACCACGGTGCGCTGGAGCAAAGGCGAAGACGTGGGCGCGGCCTGCGGGCAGCTCTGCGAGCCGGTGCCGGCGTGA
- a CDS encoding ubiquitin-like small modifier protein 1, with translation MPVLVRIPTPLRSITKGSAEVRAEGATVAQVVDDLERQFPGLRERLVDEHGELRRFVNIYVNEEDVRFVQGKTTVLKDGDTVSIVPAIAGGR, from the coding sequence ATGCCCGTGCTGGTACGGATTCCCACACCGCTGAGGTCGATCACGAAGGGCAGCGCCGAGGTCCGGGCCGAGGGTGCAACCGTGGCTCAGGTGGTCGACGATCTCGAGCGGCAGTTTCCCGGTCTGCGCGAGCGCCTGGTGGACGAGCACGGAGAGCTGAGACGCTTCGTGAACATCTACGTGAACGAAGAGGACGTGCGGTTCGTCCAGGGCAAGACGACGGTCCTGAAGGACGGTGACACCGTCTCCATCGTCCCCGCCATCGCCGGAGGGCGCTGA
- a CDS encoding YihY/virulence factor BrkB family protein, translated as MLGGLRGALSRFFAHDGFFLAAGLAFFFLICLIPLVLLGVSLVGFVLSTEQAAEEVVGQLARNFPVYKIEITRVLTRIAQTRNVSGLVGTAILVLFSTSLFAATRLVLHRLLGVRGGRGLVSNLLVDAVMVLLLSVLLFATTVATWLAQWFYELVLEPRELPLVWVQTLGIALSVAVSTAMFYFGYRYVPARRVRAGPALAGAFFAALLWEIAKQLFRIYILRIGLYAQIYGALTVLVAFVMFVYYSAVVFVFGAAYVAVLDARKR; from the coding sequence GTGCTTGGCGGCCTGCGGGGCGCCCTCTCCCGGTTCTTTGCTCACGACGGGTTCTTTCTGGCGGCCGGCCTGGCGTTCTTCTTTCTGATCTGTCTGATTCCCCTCGTTCTCCTGGGTGTGTCGCTCGTCGGGTTCGTGCTGTCCACGGAACAGGCCGCCGAGGAGGTGGTGGGACAGCTGGCGCGGAACTTTCCCGTCTACAAGATCGAGATCACCCGGGTGCTGACGCGGATCGCCCAGACGCGCAACGTGTCCGGGCTGGTGGGGACGGCGATCCTGGTGCTGTTCTCCACCTCGCTCTTCGCCGCGACGCGGCTCGTTCTGCATCGGCTGCTCGGGGTGCGGGGTGGACGCGGCCTGGTGAGCAATCTCCTGGTGGACGCGGTCATGGTGCTGCTCCTCAGTGTGCTGCTGTTCGCCACCACGGTCGCGACGTGGCTCGCCCAGTGGTTCTACGAGCTGGTGCTCGAGCCCCGGGAGCTGCCGTTGGTCTGGGTGCAGACCCTGGGTATCGCCCTCAGCGTGGCCGTGTCGACGGCGATGTTCTATTTCGGTTACCGCTACGTGCCTGCGCGCCGGGTGCGCGCGGGGCCCGCCCTGGCCGGGGCGTTCTTCGCCGCGCTGTTGTGGGAGATCGCCAAGCAGCTCTTCCGCATCTATATCTTGCGAATCGGCCTCTACGCGCAGATCTACGGGGCGCTCACCGTGCTGGTGGCGTTCGTGATGTTCGTCTACTACTCGGCCGTCGTGTTCGTGTTCGGAGCGGCCTACGTGGCCGTCCTGGATGCCCGCAAGCGCTGA
- a CDS encoding NIL domain-containing protein gives MARTRVRLTFPASLVQEPILYRLVKNFDILINIRRAEVKVDHGWVALEMEADQETLDRGVAWLRQRGVQVDPIERDVIVP, from the coding sequence ATGGCCCGGACGCGCGTACGCCTCACCTTTCCGGCCAGCCTCGTCCAGGAGCCGATCCTGTATCGCCTGGTGAAGAACTTCGACATCCTGATCAACATCCGGCGGGCCGAAGTGAAGGTCGATCACGGGTGGGTAGCCCTGGAGATGGAAGCTGATCAGGAGACGCTGGACCGGGGCGTGGCCTGGCTCAGGCAGCGCGGCGTGCAGGTCGATCCCATCGAGCGGGACGTCATCGTTCCCTGA